DNA sequence from the Acidobacteriota bacterium genome:
TCCCGGCCATGGTCTATCTGAAGGGCAACCTGGAGTGGGGGCAGGCGGCCGCCGGTTATCTGGGCATCGGACTGGCCGCGGCGGTCTGCACCGCGATCGGCATCTTCTGCTCCGCAGCGTCGCCGAACCAGTTGGCCGCCGGCGTCGCCGCAGGCTTCCTGGTCACGCTGCAGGTCCTCTTCTGGCTCCTCTCCGGCATCAGCGATCCGCCTCTTGACGCCGTGTTCGCGGCGATGGACCTCTACCGCGAGCACTTCGAGCCGTTCCAGGACGGCGCGGTTCACCTGAAGACCCTGGTCTACGCGCCGACGGTCTCCTTCCTCTTCCTGCTCGGCAGTGTTCGCGTGCTCCAGGCACGGAGGTGGACGTGATCGGGCGGCCCTGGCGAGCGGCGCCGGTGCTGTGGCTCGTCGGTTCCACCCTGATCCTGGCAGGGGAGCGCTACGCGGCCTCGGACATTCTGGGCGGGCTCTTCCTGGGAATCGGGACCGCGCTCGCGATCACGGCCGTCGGTGCCTGCGCGGCTGAGTTCCTGAATGCGGACCGGGGGTCCGCGGCGTGGCCCCAGGCGCGGCGGTCGCTCGGGTTCTACGGTCTCGCGGCGCTGGGCCTCCTGCTCTATCCCCTGACGTGGAGGGGTGTCGTCGACCGGCTCGGGTTCGACGACGACGGCGCCGGAACCTGGCGGGCGGT
Encoded proteins:
- a CDS encoding ABC transporter permease subunit, yielding MSTVLLIARRELRAAFAGLYGWAILALVLMLDGLFFNAYTLGSQRPSSEVLSLFFYTNFGVTMAAAVFVTMRSFAAEREQRTLVLLLTSPAGDWQVVFGKYLGALGFVLCTVIAAAYIPAMVYLKGNLEWGQAAAGYLGIGLAAAVCTAIGIFCSAASPNQLAAGVAAGFLVTLQVLFWLLSGISDPPLDAVFAAMDLYREHFEPFQDGAVHLKTLVYAPTVSFLFLLGSVRVLQARRWT